A DNA window from Phragmites australis chromosome 11, lpPhrAust1.1, whole genome shotgun sequence contains the following coding sequences:
- the LOC133884010 gene encoding uncharacterized protein LOC133884010: protein MCPYVVEPKALLDIRNMLQSMGKHISSFPLPKINESYDATSSEAREIIEESMIEVDREHICLEDSLNPEHMYAYNEILAEVDSGNGGVFFVDGPRGTRKTYLYKSLLAKVRSEDKIVVATVMSGVAASILPGGRTVHSRFKIPLNIEDGGVCSFTRQSETTKLLMRASLIIWDEASMTKRQAVEALDSNMRDIIGRCDLPFGGKIYVFGGDFRQVFPVVWKGTRPQITDATLRKSYLQESMQQLRLVHNMRAQSNPWFSKYLLRIRNGIEDTVDDGYFWGFSLRTSTLLPHQLALADKQVIGGFVDH from the coding sequence ATGTGCCCCTATGTAGTCGAGCCGAAGGCTTTGTTGGATATTAGGAATATGCTTCAATCAATGGGGAAGCACATATCATCATTCCCTCTTCCAAAAATTAATGAGTCATATGACGCTACAAGCAGTGAGGCCAGGGAGATCATAGAGGAGTCCATGATCGAGGTGGACCGAGAACACATTTGCCTGGAAGACTCCCTTAACCCGGAACACATgtatgcatacaatgagatacTTGCAGAAGTCGATAGTGGGAACGGAGGTGTATTCTTTGTTGATGGACCGAGAGGCACGAGAAAGACTTATCTATACAAATCATTGCTTGCTAAGGTACGTAGTGAGGATAAGATAGTCGTGGCAACCGTGATGTCAGGCGTTGCTGCCTCCATCTTGCCCGGAGGTAGGACTGTGCACTCAAGGTTTAAAATTCCATTAAACATTGAAGATGGTGGGGTTTGTAGCTTTACCAGGCAAAGTGAGACAACTAAGCTTCTTATGAGGGCATCCCTAATAATATGGGATGAGGCCTCCATGACAAAGCGACAAGCAGTTGAGGCTCTTGACAGTAACATGAGGGACATCATAGGTCGATGTGATCTGCCGTTTGGTGGAAAGATATATGTGTTTGGGGGAGACTTCAGACAAGTGTTTCCTGTTGTTTGGAAGGGAACAAGGCCACAAATAACAGATGCAACGCTACGCAAGTCTTATCTCCAGGAGAGTATGCAACAACTTAGACTTGTTCATAATATGAGGGCTCAGAGCAATCCATGGTTTTCCAAGTATCTTTTGCGCATTAGGAATGGCATCGAAGATACTGTGGATGATGGTTATTTTTGGGGGTTTTCATTAAGGACCTCGACGCTCCTGCCCCACCAGCTCGCGCTTGCAGACAAACAGGTCATTGGAGGCTTTGTGGATCACTAG